From a region of the Ostrinia nubilalis chromosome 18, ilOstNubi1.1, whole genome shotgun sequence genome:
- the LOC135080832 gene encoding ribosome-releasing factor 2, mitochondrial-like: MNRPGLVVCPESHAARVLTDLTRRRAEIRHIQLRHQNKVIECLAPLSELLGYSTTLRSLSSGLASFSMEFHSNRQMAPHDEEKAIRNVTGF; this comes from the exons atgaacaggcctg gcctggtagtgtGTCCTGAAAGCCACGCGGCGCGAGTGTTGACCGACCTCACGCGGCGCCGCGCTGAGATCAGACACATACAGCTGCGACACCAGAACAAG GTGATCGAGTGCCTAGCACCGCTGTCCGAATTGCTGGGCTACTCGACGACACTCCGGTCTCTGAGCTCGGGACTGGCATCCTTCTCCATGGAGTTCCACTCCAACCGCCAGATGGCACCGCACGATGAGGAGAAGGCCATCAGGAACGTCACCGGCTTCTGA